The following coding sequences lie in one Candidatus Nitrospira allomarina genomic window:
- a CDS encoding magnesium transporter CorA family protein, translating to MQIHCFRLQEQGLLQLTEERPSASWLGDGTVRLLDIDNPDLTKELPELLAPLNLDDALLDKVKSQAGGVSVETFSHALFLRFPRPALHDFKDPYITAICVKETLILLHNELYLPPEQILARIDRFGGIGNSTITDLILHILLLGINRDIELYQQTRQMIAELSNDFDQSLNTDVLNDIQNLTNHVSRLQSTTEDRLILMGSLLTLKSSLLDLHEVRLYFKEAMNELNQMQRWLERLEGRLQGLSQHYNLSLQNSTNNRLRILTVISAIFMPLTLIAGIYGMNFPNMPELQMPYGYFILLGLMAVIGGGLGIFFYVRGWFE from the coding sequence GTGCAGATACATTGCTTCCGACTCCAAGAGCAGGGTTTGCTCCAACTGACCGAGGAAAGACCTTCCGCATCATGGCTTGGGGATGGGACCGTCCGTTTACTGGATATTGATAATCCCGACTTGACCAAAGAGCTGCCGGAGCTCCTTGCGCCCTTGAACTTGGATGACGCTTTGCTGGACAAAGTCAAATCCCAAGCCGGGGGTGTCAGTGTGGAAACCTTCTCACACGCCTTGTTTCTTCGATTCCCACGCCCGGCTTTACATGATTTTAAGGATCCCTATATTACCGCGATCTGTGTGAAAGAAACTCTCATTCTCCTTCACAATGAACTATATCTGCCTCCGGAACAAATTCTCGCAAGGATCGATCGGTTCGGCGGAATCGGAAACAGCACCATCACGGACCTGATTCTCCATATCCTGTTATTAGGCATTAATCGTGATATCGAATTATATCAGCAAACTCGACAAATGATTGCGGAACTGTCAAATGACTTTGACCAGAGTCTCAACACCGATGTCCTCAATGATATTCAGAATCTGACCAATCACGTGAGCCGTCTCCAATCAACGACCGAAGATCGTCTTATTCTTATGGGAAGCCTCCTCACGTTGAAATCTTCTTTGTTGGATTTGCATGAAGTACGATTGTATTTTAAGGAAGCCATGAACGAATTAAACCAAATGCAGCGTTGGCTGGAACGGTTAGAGGGGCGGCTACAGGGATTATCTCAACACTACAATTTGTCACTCCAGAATAGCACGAACAACCGGCTTCGTATCCTGACGGTGATTTCGGCCATTTTTATGCCACTCACCCTTATTGCCGGTATCTACGGCATGAATTTCCCTAATATGCCCGAACTTCAGATGCCCTACGGGTATTTTATCCTTCTTGGTCTCATGGCTGTGATTGGCGGAGGTTTGGGAATATTTTTCTATGTCCGGGGTTGGTTTGAGTAG
- a CDS encoding ParA family protein, producing MTRIIAITNQKGGSGKTTTAVNLAATLGELKRRVLLIDLDPQASASNWFGITEEEKGLFEAFTESKNLKDLIHQTCVPLVEMIPSSAWLVGVDKALAGEVGAEMILNRHLAHLSDQWDYILLDCSPTLGIVTINALVAAKEILIPVEAHVMALRGLAHLLQTVETIRVRLNPDLAISGILACRVDARTRHALEVVAQLRERFGKQVFQVVVRESIRLAECPSFGKPVTLYDPQGNGAKDYRDLAKEVKRQESRSGV from the coding sequence ATGACTCGCATAATTGCCATCACCAATCAAAAAGGCGGGAGTGGGAAAACGACAACCGCCGTGAATCTTGCCGCGACATTGGGCGAACTGAAGCGTCGAGTGTTGCTGATTGACCTTGATCCGCAGGCCTCAGCCTCCAACTGGTTTGGGATTACCGAAGAGGAGAAAGGCCTCTTCGAGGCTTTTACGGAGTCCAAAAATCTCAAGGATCTCATACACCAGACCTGTGTGCCCTTGGTTGAGATGATCCCTTCTTCCGCCTGGCTGGTGGGAGTGGATAAGGCGTTGGCCGGGGAAGTCGGGGCTGAGATGATTCTCAACCGTCATCTCGCTCACCTGTCCGATCAATGGGATTATATTCTTCTTGATTGTTCGCCCACGCTTGGCATTGTTACCATCAATGCGTTGGTCGCAGCCAAAGAAATTCTCATTCCCGTAGAGGCCCATGTGATGGCCTTGCGCGGATTAGCTCACTTACTTCAAACGGTGGAGACCATCCGTGTCAGATTGAACCCGGATTTGGCGATTTCGGGAATTCTGGCCTGCCGGGTTGATGCTCGCACGCGGCATGCGTTAGAAGTGGTTGCCCAACTTCGGGAGCGTTTTGGCAAGCAGGTGTTTCAGGTCGTGGTGAGGGAAAGTATTCGGTTGGCAGAATGTCCATCATTTGGAAAACCCGTGACTCTTTACGATCCTCAGGGGAATGGCGCCAAAGACTATCGGGATTTGGCAAAAGAAGTGAAAAGACAGGAAAGCCGATCCGGAGTATAG
- a CDS encoding TolC family protein, with protein sequence MLEIRLFAKVCIIMGLLGVLGLGTVGNATAGEQENRPASRKSVVQRLSLDDAIALFLRQNLDLLTTQYGIDTAKAKRITAGLFPNPQFSINTLSSYTQNCQLSDCGAISSVLSQLFVVAGKRGFRIESAEFGTQSAEAGFEDSLRQLSFAVKDAYYRVQVARRHLAFDKETREHLSGVVKKMMDESQRIGYGKDLIRLKIQLVDAQYGLIRDLQQIDSDTADLLLLLSLPPETELDLTTDLTFLPIAPDIHALKSQIENTRPDVRAKRLLYAKRRAELKLALAIQYPDVTVDLGFMVQGAKGPDNQQQWTFNVGMPLPVFDRNQGGIQEAATVVQIAEADLRQTLNEAHAQVDLAYRHLVQSRRLVEAYRAKALHAAQSLFDTVKKSYESGDTAILSFLDAHLTRNDIQEAYLDALYHYQRHILLLESAAGQTIS encoded by the coding sequence ATGTTGGAGATTCGATTATTTGCGAAGGTATGTATCATCATGGGCCTTCTTGGCGTGCTGGGATTGGGAACCGTCGGAAACGCTACGGCGGGAGAACAGGAAAACAGACCTGCAAGCAGGAAGTCCGTGGTCCAGCGTCTGAGCCTGGATGACGCCATTGCCTTGTTTCTCCGTCAAAATTTGGATCTCCTTACAACCCAATATGGTATCGATACCGCTAAGGCCAAGAGAATTACCGCCGGGCTCTTCCCGAACCCCCAATTCTCCATCAATACCCTGAGTTCCTACACACAAAATTGTCAACTCTCTGACTGTGGAGCGATTAGCTCCGTCCTGAGCCAACTTTTTGTCGTGGCCGGCAAACGCGGGTTTCGTATTGAAAGTGCGGAATTCGGGACACAGTCAGCCGAAGCCGGGTTTGAAGACTCGCTTCGACAACTCAGTTTCGCCGTGAAGGATGCGTATTACCGCGTTCAGGTCGCGCGTCGTCATCTGGCTTTCGATAAAGAGACTCGCGAGCACCTTTCGGGTGTGGTGAAAAAAATGATGGATGAGTCACAACGGATCGGCTATGGCAAAGATCTGATCCGGCTCAAAATACAACTGGTGGATGCACAATATGGGTTGATCCGTGATTTGCAGCAAATCGATTCCGATACTGCCGACCTTCTTTTGCTTTTATCTCTCCCCCCGGAAACTGAACTAGACCTGACGACGGATCTGACATTCCTGCCCATCGCCCCCGATATACACGCATTGAAATCTCAGATTGAAAATACGCGCCCGGACGTTCGGGCCAAACGTCTATTGTATGCGAAGCGTCGCGCTGAATTGAAACTTGCGCTCGCTATTCAGTACCCGGATGTGACCGTGGATCTCGGATTCATGGTCCAGGGAGCCAAAGGACCTGACAATCAACAGCAATGGACCTTTAACGTGGGCATGCCCCTTCCCGTGTTCGACCGAAATCAGGGCGGCATACAGGAAGCCGCCACCGTCGTTCAAATAGCCGAGGCCGACCTGCGCCAGACTCTCAATGAGGCGCATGCTCAAGTCGATTTGGCCTATCGTCATCTGGTCCAAAGTCGTCGATTAGTGGAAGCCTATCGAGCCAAGGCGCTGCATGCTGCGCAGTCCCTGTTCGATACTGTGAAGAAGTCCTACGAATCCGGGGACACCGCGATTCTGTCCTTCCTTGATGCCCATCTGACAAGAAACGATATTCAGGAGGCCTATCTGGATGCTCTCTACCACTATCAACGTCATATCCTTCTCCTCGAAAGTGCGGCCGGACAAACAATTAGCTGA
- a CDS encoding TolC family protein produces MTRWATQYTNPMRANCGGTWCVGTWLLAIVMLIPGLLSLSSAVAATGEGSLEKQKPTILRLSLDDALAMFLRQNLDLLKTKYGIDAAKAQQITAGLFPNPELSINTLTAYTQDCNLSKCGGIMPVISQLFLVAGKRGFRVESAEFGTQSAEAGFEDTLRQLGFAVKDAYYRVQVGHRLLADDEQRSSRINGAIEKLVGAPTKMQDPEDLIRLQIRAVKTQGDIIRDIQQLDSDRSDLLLLLTLPPETELALTTDLTFQPIDPDMVALKKRVEDARPDLRAKRLLLAKRRSESKLAIANQYPDVTVDLGYNVQGPQGPDNQQQWTINLGMPIPVFDRNQGGIKEAATKVHMAEADLQKTLNEVHHQINTVYRHLGQSRLLVETYRAGAFEATQALLDRVENDFHSGETTILHLLDAFQTKINIDKAYINALYEYQRDILLLESAVAQPIS; encoded by the coding sequence ATGACCAGATGGGCGACCCAATACACCAATCCCATGAGAGCCAATTGCGGAGGGACATGGTGCGTGGGGACTTGGCTTTTGGCGATCGTGATGCTGATCCCGGGGCTCTTGAGTCTGAGTTCAGCGGTGGCGGCAACCGGGGAAGGGAGCTTGGAGAAGCAGAAACCCACGATCCTGCGTCTGAGTCTTGATGATGCCCTTGCCATGTTTCTGCGTCAAAATCTGGATCTTCTTAAAACCAAATATGGCATTGATGCCGCAAAGGCCCAACAGATCACCGCCGGACTGTTCCCAAACCCCGAGCTCTCCATCAATACCCTCACCGCCTACACACAGGATTGTAATTTGAGTAAGTGCGGAGGGATTATGCCGGTTATCAGTCAACTTTTTCTGGTGGCCGGTAAACGCGGGTTCCGTGTTGAAAGTGCGGAGTTCGGGACACAGTCAGCCGAAGCCGGTTTTGAAGACACGCTTCGACAACTCGGTTTTGCCGTGAAGGATGCCTACTATCGGGTGCAGGTGGGGCATCGCCTTCTGGCGGATGATGAACAGCGATCGAGCCGGATCAATGGTGCCATCGAAAAACTCGTGGGTGCACCCACAAAGATGCAAGATCCGGAGGATTTAATCCGTCTTCAAATTCGTGCGGTGAAAACACAGGGGGATATCATCCGGGATATTCAACAGCTTGATTCGGACCGATCCGATCTTCTTCTGCTCTTGACCCTCCCTCCGGAAACTGAATTAGCGCTGACGACGGATCTGACATTTCAGCCGATCGACCCCGATATGGTGGCTTTGAAGAAGCGCGTGGAGGATGCCAGACCGGATCTTCGCGCCAAGCGTCTGCTGTTGGCCAAGCGCCGCTCGGAATCGAAGCTCGCGATAGCGAACCAGTATCCGGACGTGACAGTGGACCTCGGGTACAATGTCCAGGGACCTCAAGGGCCTGACAACCAGCAACAATGGACCATCAATTTGGGCATGCCTATCCCGGTGTTCGATAGAAATCAGGGAGGCATCAAGGAAGCCGCCACCAAAGTACATATGGCAGAAGCCGATCTGCAAAAGACCCTCAATGAAGTGCATCACCAAATTAATACGGTCTACCGGCATTTGGGCCAAAGTCGTCTGCTAGTCGAAACCTACCGCGCGGGTGCCTTCGAAGCCACCCAGGCGCTGTTGGATAGGGTGGAGAATGACTTCCATTCGGGAGAGACCACGATCCTACACCTGCTTGATGCCTTTCAGACAAAAATAAATATAGATAAGGCCTACATCAACGCCCTCTACGAATATCAACGCGATATCCTCCTTCTCGAAAGTGCCGTCGCGCAGCCAATCAGCTAA
- the cax gene encoding calcium/proton exchanger: protein MGLNLLLIFIPIAIGLDWYEANPILVFIASGLAIVPLAGLMGRSTESLSAYIGATLGGLLAATMGNAPELIISIFALKAGLYDVVKASITGSIVGNLLLGMGLAILLGGLRHERQKFNATAAGMSSGLLTLAGVGLMVPALFHFTSKQEEELSTEIAIVLFIAYILSLVFTLKTHQHLFRTEPAEPGEGTPPQKGEKEEPAWSKNKAIGMLAAVTVGIAFMSEILTGAIEPAAAGIGLTPIFAGVIFLAVFGNAAELMNSIRFARNNQMDLVMGIAVGASTQVIMFVAPMLVFVSYLLGPKPLDLLFVPFEIAAIVIAILVNGNLTKDGESHWMEGVMLLGVYLILGIGFFFLPM, encoded by the coding sequence ATGGGTCTAAATCTACTTCTGATCTTCATTCCCATTGCAATAGGACTTGACTGGTACGAAGCCAACCCCATTCTGGTCTTCATTGCCTCAGGCCTCGCCATTGTGCCACTAGCGGGGTTGATGGGTCGATCAACGGAAAGCCTGTCGGCCTATATCGGCGCCACTCTGGGAGGATTACTCGCCGCCACGATGGGAAACGCTCCGGAATTGATTATTTCGATTTTTGCCCTGAAAGCCGGTCTGTACGACGTGGTCAAGGCTTCCATTACCGGATCCATCGTGGGAAATTTGCTGCTCGGGATGGGGCTGGCGATTCTCCTCGGCGGCCTTCGCCATGAACGGCAAAAGTTTAATGCGACGGCGGCCGGGATGAGTTCGGGACTGTTAACACTCGCAGGTGTCGGGCTTATGGTCCCTGCTCTGTTTCATTTCACTTCCAAACAGGAAGAGGAACTCAGTACGGAAATCGCCATTGTGCTTTTTATCGCTTATATCCTAAGCCTGGTGTTTACCCTGAAAACTCACCAGCATTTATTTCGTACGGAACCCGCAGAACCGGGTGAAGGCACTCCCCCCCAAAAAGGGGAAAAGGAAGAGCCCGCCTGGAGTAAAAACAAAGCCATTGGCATGTTAGCAGCCGTAACGGTCGGCATTGCCTTCATGAGCGAAATTTTGACGGGAGCGATTGAACCCGCAGCCGCAGGCATCGGCCTCACGCCTATCTTTGCCGGTGTGATTTTTCTCGCCGTATTCGGGAATGCGGCAGAGCTGATGAATTCGATACGGTTCGCCAGGAATAATCAAATGGATCTGGTCATGGGAATTGCCGTCGGGGCGAGTACCCAGGTGATTATGTTTGTGGCACCGATGCTGGTATTCGTCAGTTACCTTCTCGGTCCCAAACCTCTGGATCTGCTTTTCGTGCCATTTGAAATTGCGGCCATTGTCATTGCGATTCTCGTCAATGGGAACCTCACGAAGGATGGCGAATCCCACTGGATGGAGGGCGTGATGCTGCTGGGAGTCTATTTAATTTTGGGCATTGGATTTTTCTTTCTCCCGATGTAG
- a CDS encoding DUF5132 domain-containing protein: MEAVIGGAVVGAVAAVAAPSLISGIGEVLRPLAKEVLKGGIVAYTAVSEMVAETGEQFNDIVAEAKAEIAHPAKTKPSN, from the coding sequence ATGGAAGCTGTAATCGGCGGTGCTGTTGTTGGAGCTGTGGCGGCAGTGGCCGCTCCTTCGCTTATTTCGGGAATTGGAGAGGTGCTTCGTCCCTTGGCGAAAGAAGTCCTCAAGGGGGGAATTGTGGCCTATACCGCTGTATCAGAAATGGTTGCCGAGACCGGGGAACAATTCAATGACATTGTCGCCGAGGCCAAAGCAGAAATTGCTCATCCCGCGAAAACCAAACCCTCAAACTAG
- a CDS encoding DUF5132 domain-containing protein yields the protein MPQPDKEDPESTDNSQAGSGPGGISGAFRPLVKELVKAGLIAYETVSEKASGFGKQLNDLVEEARSETIKTPHPASAPEETETKGKARKSGKAKDSHRNA from the coding sequence ATGCCACAGCCTGATAAAGAAGATCCTGAATCCACGGACAACTCCCAAGCCGGGAGCGGTCCGGGGGGAATCTCTGGAGCGTTCCGCCCATTAGTCAAAGAGCTTGTGAAAGCCGGGCTTATCGCATATGAAACGGTTTCAGAGAAGGCATCGGGCTTCGGGAAACAATTGAATGATCTCGTAGAAGAGGCACGGTCGGAAACGATAAAAACGCCCCACCCTGCCAGTGCCCCCGAAGAAACCGAAACAAAAGGCAAAGCGAGAAAATCTGGAAAGGCGAAGGATTCACACAGAAATGCCTGA
- a CDS encoding HMA2 domain-containing protein, translated as MKIEKDIQVVHALPDRVRLKLHRLKNNMAYAEEIQRRLYNVQGITHLETNPKTGSLLIHYDPTVLEMLALHPSISSSLGPSSPEVKPTNKAAPPAKARVKPLKTVRKAGTKIEKKTKSNKFSKKAKGKS; from the coding sequence ATGAAAATCGAAAAGGACATTCAGGTTGTGCATGCTTTGCCTGATCGGGTGCGCCTTAAGCTTCACCGGCTGAAAAACAATATGGCCTATGCCGAGGAAATTCAACGCCGGCTTTATAACGTTCAGGGGATTACACATCTGGAGACCAATCCCAAGACAGGAAGCCTCCTCATTCACTACGATCCCACTGTCTTAGAAATGCTGGCCCTTCATCCGTCCATTTCATCCTCTCTGGGCCCATCCTCTCCTGAGGTCAAACCAACAAACAAAGCTGCCCCTCCTGCTAAAGCCCGCGTCAAACCCTTAAAAACCGTTCGCAAGGCCGGCACCAAAATTGAGAAAAAAACCAAATCTAATAAATTTTCCAAGAAAGCCAAAGGCAAATCTTAA
- a CDS encoding heavy metal translocating P-type ATPase → MIPMGVHSASIVHAVPGRLRVKLSDNEQNFDSAEAIDLKLSELEGVDEVTRNLTTGHLILHYDECQGTNPKFFRSVAETLGVSPNVFTIDHLETSFGQTVHDQNNGNGAKAPSRKQSLNLPATIPNIMASSKVVHSLPERVRLRVPALQIRTRLAEALPIFLQDQEGIQEVSVNSSCSSVTVIFDSTLWDGERLCQFLRDLRHEDIEAYQPKQVIQEQAENAVDEESGPELWYSSTGIAIALFVEPLAPIAVPAFLLAAALPMLKRAYHSVAVDGKLNVDVLDASATALMSIQGAFPMATGMVFLINVADYIRDLTVLQSKKAIEEVLAYQKTRAWVIRDGQTIQVPVSEIQRGETVVVYPGERISIDGTVQSGIALVDQATLTGESMPVEKNPGDPVYAATVLREGELYIQAEQIGDETEAARIVRLVEGAPARETKIQNYAVKWANDLVPYSFGLGALGAVIGGGIPGAAAVLIVDYGTGIRIAAPTTVLCSMTKAIRHGILIKGGRHMETLAEVDAVVFDKTGTLTMGHPDVVDICPLGSFTADEVLTLAAAAENRLTHPVAQAIVRAAQERGLIIPERTTSDYTLGLGVESIVDDKIVLVGNHRYMAEQRITLSKKIKKQISDMEDRAVSPLCVAVDGKLAGLLSYTDPIRPEAIEVIQALKERGVKEIVMLTGDHEKVAKRVAMDLGIDRYIAEVFPGHKADVVKDLQRQGYKVAVVGDGINDSPALAFADVGIAVEGGTQVAQDTAHVTLLHGGLWKIPAAIDISREAISLIHQNWKIISIPNTIALGLACIGILGPIGATLLSNGSAIIATLNGLRPIMGKPAAPQRPMLVMEPHMVNHDSSDNGEQEQRFPALEGELLDIPA, encoded by the coding sequence ATTATTCCCATGGGCGTTCATTCGGCCTCCATTGTTCATGCTGTTCCAGGGCGTCTTCGTGTAAAACTGTCTGATAACGAGCAAAATTTTGACTCCGCGGAAGCCATTGATCTCAAGCTTTCTGAGTTGGAAGGGGTAGATGAGGTCACAAGGAATTTAACCACCGGTCACCTCATTCTTCACTATGATGAATGTCAGGGAACAAATCCAAAATTTTTCCGTTCCGTAGCTGAGACCCTTGGAGTCTCCCCGAACGTTTTCACCATCGACCACCTCGAAACATCCTTCGGGCAGACCGTGCATGATCAGAACAATGGGAATGGAGCGAAGGCCCCTTCGAGAAAACAATCCCTAAACCTACCCGCCACCATTCCCAATATCATGGCCTCTTCGAAGGTGGTCCACTCACTTCCAGAACGAGTGCGTCTTCGTGTCCCTGCCTTGCAGATTCGTACCCGGCTTGCCGAAGCCCTCCCTATCTTTTTACAAGACCAGGAAGGCATTCAGGAGGTCAGTGTCAATTCCAGCTGCTCAAGCGTCACGGTGATATTTGACTCGACCCTCTGGGACGGAGAAAGACTCTGCCAATTCCTGCGAGACCTTCGGCATGAGGACATTGAGGCCTACCAGCCCAAGCAGGTCATACAAGAACAGGCAGAGAATGCGGTCGATGAGGAATCGGGCCCGGAATTGTGGTACTCAAGCACCGGAATTGCCATCGCCCTGTTCGTGGAACCACTGGCCCCGATCGCGGTCCCCGCCTTCCTCCTGGCCGCTGCACTGCCTATGCTCAAACGAGCTTACCATTCTGTCGCGGTGGACGGGAAACTGAATGTGGATGTGCTTGATGCCTCCGCCACCGCTTTGATGTCGATACAAGGCGCCTTTCCCATGGCGACCGGTATGGTCTTTTTAATCAATGTGGCGGACTATATTCGTGACCTGACCGTATTGCAATCCAAGAAGGCGATTGAAGAAGTCCTGGCCTACCAGAAGACTCGAGCGTGGGTCATTCGCGACGGGCAAACCATTCAAGTTCCCGTCAGTGAGATTCAACGAGGAGAAACCGTGGTTGTCTACCCGGGGGAACGGATTTCCATAGATGGGACCGTCCAATCGGGAATAGCCCTGGTGGATCAGGCTACTCTAACCGGTGAATCCATGCCGGTCGAAAAAAATCCCGGCGATCCGGTCTATGCCGCTACAGTCCTGCGTGAAGGGGAACTCTACATTCAGGCTGAACAAATCGGAGATGAAACCGAGGCCGCCCGGATTGTGCGGTTAGTTGAGGGCGCCCCGGCCAGAGAGACTAAAATTCAAAACTATGCCGTGAAATGGGCCAATGATCTGGTCCCCTATAGTTTTGGTCTTGGCGCGTTGGGAGCCGTCATTGGAGGCGGTATTCCCGGCGCGGCGGCAGTGTTAATTGTGGACTACGGAACGGGAATCCGAATCGCGGCTCCCACGACCGTTCTCTGCTCCATGACCAAAGCGATCCGCCATGGCATATTGATTAAAGGTGGGCGGCACATGGAAACCCTGGCTGAAGTGGATGCTGTGGTCTTTGATAAAACAGGCACCTTAACCATGGGACACCCTGACGTGGTGGACATTTGCCCACTTGGCTCCTTTACCGCAGACGAAGTCTTAACCCTGGCAGCGGCTGCGGAGAATCGCCTGACACACCCTGTGGCCCAAGCCATTGTCCGGGCTGCGCAGGAACGTGGACTCATTATCCCGGAGCGAACCACCTCCGACTACACGCTGGGACTTGGCGTTGAATCCATAGTGGACGATAAGATTGTACTGGTGGGGAATCACCGGTATATGGCGGAACAACGCATCACTCTTTCAAAAAAGATCAAAAAGCAAATCAGCGACATGGAAGATCGTGCCGTCTCTCCCCTCTGTGTGGCCGTGGATGGGAAACTCGCAGGCCTCTTGTCCTATACCGATCCTATCAGGCCGGAGGCCATTGAAGTGATTCAGGCTCTCAAAGAACGTGGGGTCAAAGAAATCGTGATGCTCACAGGAGATCATGAAAAGGTCGCCAAACGCGTTGCCATGGACTTAGGGATTGACCGCTACATCGCCGAAGTCTTCCCCGGCCATAAAGCCGATGTGGTGAAGGACTTGCAACGACAAGGATATAAGGTGGCAGTGGTGGGAGATGGGATCAATGACTCCCCGGCCCTCGCCTTTGCCGATGTTGGAATTGCCGTGGAGGGAGGAACTCAGGTCGCTCAGGATACGGCTCATGTGACCTTACTCCATGGAGGCTTATGGAAAATCCCCGCGGCCATTGACATTAGTCGTGAAGCGATCAGCTTGATCCATCAAAATTGGAAAATTATTTCTATTCCTAATACCATTGCGTTGGGGCTGGCCTGCATTGGAATCCTCGGTCCCATCGGGGCGACCTTACTCAGTAATGGGTCAGCCATCATTGCCACCTTGAATGGCCTTCGTCCCATTATGGGAAAGCCAGCAGCACCACAACGGCCCATGCTGGTAATGGAGCCACACATGGTGAATCATGATAGTTCTGACAACGGTGAGCAAGAACAACGCTTTCCTGCGTTAGAAGGGGAACTCCTCGACATCCCGGCGTAA
- a CDS encoding DUF5132 domain-containing protein: MLPIIGGVVVGAIAALAVPSLVSGVVSGTRALTKGVIKGGMAAYTATSELVAESGEHIQDLVAEAKSEVKQAKKAHVES, from the coding sequence ATGTTGCCAATCATTGGGGGTGTGGTCGTCGGAGCGATTGCAGCGTTAGCTGTTCCATCGCTCGTTTCGGGAGTGGTTTCAGGAACGCGTGCGCTTACCAAGGGAGTTATTAAAGGGGGAATGGCAGCCTATACCGCGACTTCAGAACTCGTTGCCGAGTCAGGAGAACACATTCAAGATCTTGTCGCTGAGGCGAAATCCGAAGTCAAACAGGCAAAAAAAGCTCACGTAGAGAGCTAA
- a CDS encoding DUF5132 domain-containing protein, which yields MEAVIGGVVVGAVAAVAVPSIASGIGSVLRPLAKEIIKGGLVAYAAVSEMVSETGEHFNDIVAEAKAEIEHPDKKSPRAKSQ from the coding sequence ATGGAAGCTGTCATTGGTGGTGTGGTGGTCGGAGCTGTTGCCGCAGTGGCTGTACCCTCGATAGCCTCAGGAATAGGATCGGTTCTTCGCCCCCTTGCCAAGGAAATTATTAAAGGAGGTCTTGTGGCTTACGCGGCTGTGTCAGAAATGGTTTCTGAAACCGGAGAACATTTCAATGACATCGTTGCTGAGGCCAAAGCAGAAATCGAGCATCCCGATAAAAAATCCCCGCGGGCTAAATCGCAGTAG
- a CDS encoding DUF4136 domain-containing protein: protein MRLFVLLALPGFWGCSTISVSSDYRESTDFSELKTFSWMLKTPEGDIDLGGANQMARERIQDAVAAELANKGYIEIIAGKSDFHVTYYVGREERIQVETMRGPLMRPYWGMGMGYTEVYQYEEGTLIIDLLDAKPPQHIIWRGVAKGVVDWKGTTGGQTGLINEAVQKVLAQFPPKRS, encoded by the coding sequence ATGAGGCTTTTTGTTTTGTTGGCGTTACCCGGGTTTTGGGGGTGCTCCACCATTTCTGTGAGTTCTGATTATAGAGAGTCGACGGACTTTAGTGAGCTGAAGACATTTTCCTGGATGCTGAAAACGCCCGAAGGAGACATTGATCTGGGTGGGGCCAACCAAATGGCCCGGGAAAGGATTCAGGACGCGGTCGCAGCCGAACTGGCGAACAAGGGGTACATCGAAATTATCGCTGGAAAATCTGATTTCCATGTAACCTATTATGTTGGTAGGGAAGAGCGAATTCAGGTTGAAACTATGCGAGGACCGCTTATGAGGCCCTACTGGGGGATGGGTATGGGCTACACGGAAGTTTACCAATACGAGGAAGGGACGCTCATCATCGATCTGCTTGATGCGAAGCCGCCTCAGCATATTATCTGGCGTGGGGTTGCTAAAGGCGTGGTGGATTGGAAGGGTACTACAGGAGGCCAAACCGGTCTGATCAATGAGGCGGTCCAGAAAGTTTTGGCACAATTCCCTCCAAAACGTTCCTGA